The Rhodanobacter thiooxydans genome window below encodes:
- a CDS encoding TraE/TraK family type IV conjugative transfer system protein: MKRSKYLASWDATRLENRFGRFVMILLAATTLLLSIFVLNKDPIIVEIPPGLTEKGTVMVDDASDAVKESWAMYFADQLGNVTPRTADFVDKKLARNLSTSISAHVRQLIATQAKEVKEEQVTIQFSPTDVFTLADDTVVVTGEYTIRGLRQNERRFVQTFEFGIRVRNYHVVMTNLDVYEGPWRPLEERQKRAAALAARDKKQ, encoded by the coding sequence ATGAAGCGCTCCAAGTACCTGGCCTCGTGGGATGCAACCCGTCTGGAGAACCGCTTTGGTCGGTTCGTGATGATCCTCCTCGCTGCGACGACGCTGCTCCTCTCCATCTTCGTCCTGAATAAGGACCCGATCATCGTGGAGATCCCGCCGGGCCTGACCGAGAAGGGCACCGTCATGGTCGACGACGCCAGCGATGCCGTGAAGGAGTCCTGGGCGATGTACTTCGCCGACCAGCTCGGCAACGTGACGCCGCGGACCGCCGACTTCGTCGACAAGAAGCTCGCTCGAAACCTGTCGACCTCCATCAGCGCGCACGTGCGCCAGCTGATCGCCACCCAGGCGAAGGAAGTGAAGGAAGAGCAGGTCACGATCCAATTCAGCCCTACGGATGTGTTCACTCTGGCCGACGACACCGTTGTCGTGACCGGCGAGTACACGATCCGCGGCCTTCGACAAAACGAGCGTCGCTTTGTGCAGACGTTCGAGTTCGGCATTCGCGTTCGCAACTACCACGTCGTGATGACGAACCTGGACGTCTACGAGGGGCCGTGGCGCCCGCTCGAGGAACGCCAGAAGCGCGCCGCGGCACTCGCCGCTCGTGACAAGAAACAATGA
- the traL gene encoding type IV conjugative transfer system protein TraL, with product MERVSLPRHVDAPQRFLLWTVDQAIPFLLIVGLGIFLNMLMLSIIIGIALSYYFNRYKESRSDGYIKHMFWWYGMASTGAKVRSVVNPFVRRIFPA from the coding sequence ATGGAACGTGTTTCGCTTCCGCGCCACGTCGATGCACCTCAGCGCTTTCTGCTGTGGACGGTCGACCAGGCCATCCCGTTTCTACTGATCGTCGGTCTCGGCATCTTCCTCAACATGCTGATGCTCTCGATCATCATTGGCATCGCTCTGAGTTACTACTTCAACCGGTACAAAGAGTCGCGTTCGGACGGCTATATCAAACACATGTTCTGGTGGTACGGGATGGCCTCCACGGGCGCCAAGGTCCGCTCCGTGGTCAACCCATTTGTGCGGAGGATCTTCCCCGCATGA
- a CDS encoding conjugal transfer protein TraG N-terminal domain-containing protein, with protein sequence MLIPLFHNVGGTWTIYSVGDGLFMKRVLDGVAAMSNSGLFLALGALGMMLGLLMIAFQHLVANGQKLEIGSLLMSFMLFAVFFGAKTNVVIEDLGGAPGSVQNAAYAVDNVPFGLAVAGSLISKVGLTLSEKMSQGYGLPGGATDENGVSGFGRSLEWINAVRNWELPEFAGAGANDVVSRFKRNVTDYVANCTLVGADNGLIDLPRAFQASDPFQMGSTSGGGIGYNNMYVTTKWQNADGTIGGKDCASAMTALAADAHGNALFASFANAAAPRMKRLAPGVPADTQMMDAFADIGISGDKAADYMAASAVNAIWTMALRKGSDPSGLDVMSQVMINQGTEQRATQWGADESMFRQVMRPTAAFFESMIYAMAPFMALMVGLGPWGIRKMGQYMILTIWVALWQPVLAVVNLFQMTMVEHSVAAMSQVPPGATPLSMTSLAGAANLQHQIVNWIATGSTIAAATPAITMMLIFGGAVAATSLSGRLQGAEFSNEKLTTPDVAKEAPVMEMKSMQTHSQTAGTHVTGAGGIQPTFSGSEVSEAAVSSTSSALQSASRTMTAQNGKALQAGIANNEGVNVSGGSAISSTATQSQKEAADFIKGQGMTIGANQEAAWAAVMAVSASGGVEAGLSAAKGLGLNVGAGASGSSSFSEKDARSLLESVKDEVSRGGSFSATLAKASTDSVNQMASNGSTATQSVMGSSAFQAARSDMEQKQEAYQTAVSSRGSFTLGQSLGSLEAAHGIKQSNRGAEVIAKAQELAGADAMRDAQHMVDNAPWRSSDAEERKIQAAQLALKGTDLPDQGVLRPGTEGARQLALMQSLQYAGGAFGGGVMSAATGDARANEGLASGVRAGQATAAVNRANPGSGVTEGEIRSRATPFLAGDTGGAQADVAQRSGMSDADGLLGSKAALDEFRANPSGSELTKQVDGYHDDHLQDQRDAGRVVREANTERALENDTGGFSRSLKSGYNAVAQAVKNNSPLSIGASLAAARMAEGGAPASKVEEGLKGYNESSTAYMGAVLTASGGGPATYGLTKLAEYGGSLTAFHGTTESTMLAAATDPERGAQIDGAFQERLASLQASDGPYQSSDLITARAVADTIYSEHGATPAMAKAYDDAYGRLSDNEKLYFQKYAGVANNANIGGGVGDLGPAVSRAGLNPNGLTNPM encoded by the coding sequence ATGCTCATTCCCCTCTTTCACAATGTCGGCGGCACCTGGACGATCTACTCCGTCGGCGACGGCCTGTTCATGAAGCGCGTGTTGGATGGCGTCGCTGCGATGTCCAACAGTGGACTATTCCTGGCGCTCGGCGCGCTGGGCATGATGCTGGGGCTGCTGATGATCGCCTTCCAGCACCTGGTCGCAAATGGACAGAAGCTCGAGATTGGATCGCTTCTGATGTCCTTCATGCTTTTTGCCGTCTTCTTCGGGGCAAAGACCAACGTGGTAATCGAGGATCTGGGTGGGGCGCCGGGCTCGGTCCAGAACGCTGCGTACGCGGTGGACAACGTACCATTTGGCCTCGCTGTCGCCGGCAGCCTCATTTCAAAGGTTGGACTCACCCTCTCCGAGAAGATGAGCCAGGGCTACGGCTTGCCCGGCGGGGCGACGGACGAGAACGGCGTGAGCGGCTTTGGGCGGAGCCTGGAATGGATCAACGCCGTGCGAAATTGGGAGCTGCCGGAGTTTGCTGGCGCCGGCGCGAACGATGTCGTCTCGCGATTCAAGCGCAATGTCACCGACTACGTGGCCAACTGCACCCTGGTCGGTGCCGACAATGGGCTCATCGATTTACCGCGTGCCTTCCAGGCATCTGATCCCTTTCAGATGGGCAGTACCAGCGGCGGTGGTATTGGCTACAACAACATGTACGTGACCACCAAGTGGCAGAACGCGGACGGCACGATCGGCGGCAAGGACTGCGCCAGCGCGATGACGGCCCTCGCGGCTGACGCACATGGCAATGCGCTGTTTGCCTCGTTTGCCAACGCAGCCGCGCCGCGGATGAAGCGTCTCGCGCCCGGTGTCCCCGCCGACACCCAGATGATGGACGCCTTCGCCGACATCGGGATCTCTGGTGACAAGGCGGCCGATTACATGGCGGCGTCTGCGGTTAACGCAATCTGGACGATGGCCCTGCGCAAGGGCAGCGACCCGTCCGGCCTCGACGTCATGTCCCAGGTGATGATCAACCAAGGCACCGAACAGCGCGCCACGCAATGGGGGGCGGATGAGAGCATGTTCCGCCAGGTCATGCGTCCAACGGCGGCGTTCTTCGAATCGATGATCTACGCCATGGCGCCGTTCATGGCACTGATGGTCGGCCTCGGTCCCTGGGGCATCCGCAAGATGGGTCAGTACATGATCCTGACGATCTGGGTGGCGCTGTGGCAGCCGGTGCTGGCCGTGGTGAACCTGTTCCAGATGACCATGGTCGAGCATTCCGTCGCGGCGATGTCGCAGGTGCCGCCCGGTGCGACACCGCTATCGATGACGAGCCTGGCTGGCGCAGCCAACCTTCAGCACCAGATCGTGAACTGGATTGCCACCGGCTCGACGATCGCTGCCGCTACGCCGGCCATCACCATGATGCTGATTTTCGGCGGCGCCGTCGCTGCCACTTCGCTCTCGGGCCGACTGCAGGGCGCAGAGTTCAGCAACGAGAAGCTGACCACCCCCGACGTCGCCAAGGAGGCGCCGGTGATGGAAATGAAGTCGATGCAGACGCACAGCCAGACCGCCGGCACCCACGTGACTGGCGCCGGCGGTATCCAGCCGACCTTCAGCGGCAGCGAGGTGAGCGAGGCTGCGGTCAGCTCCACTAGCAGCGCCCTACAGTCGGCGTCGCGCACGATGACTGCGCAAAACGGCAAGGCGTTGCAGGCGGGTATCGCCAACAACGAGGGTGTCAACGTCTCCGGTGGCTCGGCTATCTCCTCCACCGCCACGCAGAGCCAGAAGGAGGCGGCCGACTTCATCAAGGGCCAGGGCATGACCATCGGTGCAAACCAAGAGGCTGCCTGGGCTGCGGTGATGGCGGTCTCTGCCAGCGGTGGTGTCGAGGCAGGTCTTTCTGCGGCCAAGGGGTTGGGTTTGAACGTGGGCGCCGGTGCCAGCGGGAGTTCGAGCTTCTCCGAGAAAGACGCTCGTTCGCTGCTTGAGTCGGTTAAGGACGAAGTCAGTCGAGGAGGTTCGTTCAGCGCAACACTGGCCAAGGCCTCGACCGACTCGGTCAACCAGATGGCCAGCAATGGGTCGACGGCGACCCAGTCGGTTATGGGCTCATCCGCCTTTCAGGCTGCGCGCAGCGACATGGAGCAGAAGCAGGAGGCCTACCAGACGGCCGTGTCCAGCCGAGGGTCGTTTACCTTGGGGCAGTCGCTCGGCAGCTTGGAGGCCGCGCACGGGATCAAGCAGAGCAACCGCGGCGCCGAGGTTATCGCCAAAGCACAGGAGCTGGCGGGTGCCGACGCCATGCGCGATGCACAGCACATGGTGGATAACGCGCCGTGGCGATCGAGCGACGCGGAAGAGCGGAAGATCCAGGCGGCGCAGCTGGCATTGAAGGGCACCGACCTGCCCGATCAAGGCGTCCTGAGGCCCGGCACAGAAGGGGCTCGCCAGCTCGCGCTCATGCAGTCGCTGCAATACGCAGGCGGTGCGTTCGGCGGTGGCGTGATGAGCGCCGCGACCGGTGACGCACGCGCGAACGAAGGCTTGGCCAGTGGGGTCAGAGCCGGCCAGGCTACGGCCGCGGTCAATCGCGCCAATCCGGGCTCGGGCGTCACCGAGGGCGAGATTCGCAGTAGGGCGACCCCGTTCCTCGCCGGCGACACAGGCGGCGCTCAGGCTGACGTCGCTCAGCGGTCAGGCATGAGCGACGCCGATGGGCTGCTCGGCAGCAAGGCGGCCCTGGATGAGTTCCGCGCGAACCCGTCCGGATCTGAGCTGACGAAGCAGGTGGATGGGTACCACGATGATCACCTTCAGGACCAGCGCGACGCAGGCCGAGTCGTACGGGAGGCCAACACAGAGCGAGCACTTGAGAACGACACTGGCGGGTTCTCCCGCTCGCTCAAGTCAGGCTATAACGCCGTCGCGCAGGCCGTGAAGAACAATTCCCCGCTCAGTATCGGCGCGTCGCTTGCCGCCGCCCGCATGGCCGAAGGTGGCGCACCGGCATCGAAGGTGGAGGAAGGTTTGAAGGGGTACAACGAGAGCTCCACCGCCTACATGGGCGCGGTTCTGACTGCCAGCGGCGGCGGCCCGGCGACCTATGGACTCACCAAGCTGGCCGAATACGGCGGATCCTTAACGGCCTTCCACGGGACGACCGAGTCGACCATGCTGGCTGCCGCCACTGACCCGGAGAGGGGCGCGCAAATCGACGGAGCTTTCCAGGAGCGCCTGGCGTCCCTGCAAGCATCCGATGGTCCGTACCAGAGCAGCGATCTGATCACAGCTCGGGCCGTCGCTGACACCATCTACTCCGAGCACGGCGCCACGCCGGCGATGGCGAAGGCGTACGACGATGCGTACGGTCGCCTGTCTGACAACGAGAAGCTCTACTTCCAGAAGTACGCAGGTGTGGCGAACAACGCGAACATCGGTGGCGGTGTCGGTGATCTGGGACCGGCGGTCTCGCGTGCGGGCCTCAACCCCAACGGTCTCACCAATCCCATGTGA
- a CDS encoding conjugal transfer protein TraH — MRRLHLILLLSLLTFAGGSLPPVAAQDIGVAKQSKNIFDSMTNTTDPKVVMGARRGVITGGSFVAKNRMMNVQLLSMNAPSVSVGCGGIDAFMGSFSFISKQQVVQALRSIASAAVGYAFKLALASMCPSCEKMMATMQDTMNSLTSSNINSCEVGQALIQAGGDNSIASAIDKSGAGIRDTMGWADDRQAAKNQGGSSTPLLDVLRKSPQIYDQIVSGNIVWQSMAAQNTGLWFGDTSHELLEDIMSLTGTIIVCMPKQPGSSGPDCLVSKTGTETKDQDGRLVQRTLQPTLTLEELVEGSQGNRAVKRMTCAGQNAYEPKGCNEVVVKDYPNFVGMRQRIREVFLGTGADSSGGMIDAIARGDRAPTAMEQAFMTGGGAYSQMAVNLAKKSPAAAKLYVQQFDDLIAAELVRNIVFVNIDAALTALSRRDGADTSEVRKLIGEAMDRNRDQLSEYYRKAQGRSAVFDYFVNLNSVVEKRDPIQRPIGSLN, encoded by the coding sequence ATGCGCAGACTTCACCTGATCCTCCTCTTGTCGCTCCTGACGTTCGCCGGAGGGAGCTTGCCGCCCGTTGCGGCCCAGGACATCGGCGTAGCCAAGCAGTCGAAGAACATCTTCGACTCGATGACCAACACCACTGACCCCAAGGTGGTCATGGGTGCTCGCCGCGGCGTGATCACCGGCGGCTCTTTCGTTGCCAAGAACCGGATGATGAACGTCCAGCTCCTGTCGATGAACGCGCCCAGCGTCTCGGTCGGGTGTGGAGGCATCGATGCCTTCATGGGCAGCTTCAGCTTCATCTCCAAGCAACAGGTGGTTCAGGCGCTGCGGTCCATTGCGTCGGCGGCTGTCGGCTACGCCTTCAAGCTGGCGCTGGCCAGCATGTGCCCCTCCTGCGAAAAGATGATGGCGACCATGCAGGACACCATGAACTCCCTTACCTCCAGCAACATCAACAGCTGCGAGGTTGGCCAGGCACTGATCCAGGCGGGGGGCGACAACTCGATCGCCAGCGCGATCGACAAGTCGGGCGCTGGCATCCGCGACACGATGGGTTGGGCCGACGACCGACAGGCGGCCAAGAACCAGGGCGGCAGCTCAACGCCGCTGTTGGACGTGCTCAGGAAGTCGCCGCAGATCTACGACCAGATCGTGTCCGGCAACATCGTCTGGCAGTCCATGGCCGCCCAGAACACCGGGCTGTGGTTCGGTGACACCTCCCACGAACTGCTTGAGGACATCATGTCCCTTACGGGCACGATCATCGTGTGTATGCCCAAGCAGCCGGGGAGCTCCGGCCCTGACTGTCTCGTATCCAAAACCGGCACCGAGACGAAAGATCAGGATGGCCGCCTCGTGCAGCGCACGCTCCAGCCCACGCTCACGCTTGAAGAGCTGGTCGAGGGGTCACAGGGCAATCGAGCCGTGAAGCGGATGACCTGCGCGGGCCAGAACGCGTATGAGCCGAAGGGCTGCAATGAGGTCGTGGTCAAGGACTACCCGAATTTCGTCGGCATGCGCCAGCGCATCCGCGAGGTGTTTCTCGGGACGGGCGCCGACAGCAGCGGCGGCATGATCGACGCGATTGCTCGCGGCGATCGCGCGCCCACCGCGATGGAGCAGGCCTTCATGACCGGTGGCGGCGCATACAGCCAGATGGCGGTGAATCTCGCCAAGAAGTCGCCGGCGGCGGCCAAGCTCTATGTCCAGCAGTTTGACGACCTCATTGCCGCCGAGCTGGTCCGCAACATCGTGTTTGTGAACATCGATGCCGCGCTGACCGCCCTGTCACGCCGCGACGGTGCCGACACGTCGGAGGTACGCAAGCTGATCGGCGAGGCCATGGACCGTAACCGGGATCAGCTGTCCGAGTACTACCGCAAGGCTCAGGGTCGGAGCGCCGTCTTCGACTACTTCGTCAACCTGAACTCGGTGGTCGAGAAGCGCGACCCGATTCAGCGCCCGATCGGCTCGTTGAACTAA
- a CDS encoding conjugal transfer protein TraF, producing the protein MRAHSTVLLVLLALAGLSPASAQDAPRSAPSTSAPPERGWFFYHDPKPEPPKPPPKKPTGSASAAAPKPPKVGSAAWIAANIDRIREEAIDDPTDKAKMELYAYVQKLAMDKSEVFANAYIRTMTANPSLDETISNPTSTFALREMGDQREASMQAVLKKIASQTSLWYFFRSDCPYCHRENPLLGFLQRDTGISILPISLDHQPMQDGSFGDWVPDAGQGAYLNVTSTPTIFLVHPGTQKVASLAVGLRSLPDLQRRIVEIAREQNWIDEADYQSAMRGTPQRFLTTTFDPATITDPNDPAQVLEALRAAGTHGATEAAGDLRAINEAATTNSTPWTDKE; encoded by the coding sequence ATGCGCGCACATTCCACTGTCCTCTTGGTTCTCCTGGCCCTTGCTGGCCTGAGCCCGGCATCAGCCCAGGATGCCCCACGCAGTGCGCCGAGCACTTCCGCGCCGCCTGAGCGCGGGTGGTTTTTCTACCACGATCCGAAACCTGAGCCGCCGAAGCCGCCTCCGAAGAAGCCGACGGGTTCGGCCTCCGCCGCCGCCCCGAAGCCACCCAAGGTGGGGTCCGCTGCCTGGATCGCCGCGAACATCGACCGGATCCGCGAAGAGGCGATCGACGACCCGACCGACAAGGCGAAAATGGAGCTGTACGCCTACGTGCAGAAGCTCGCCATGGATAAGTCGGAGGTGTTCGCGAACGCCTACATCCGCACCATGACAGCGAATCCATCACTGGACGAAACGATCAGCAACCCGACCTCGACCTTCGCGTTGCGCGAAATGGGCGACCAACGCGAGGCCAGCATGCAGGCGGTCTTGAAGAAGATCGCGAGCCAGACGTCTCTCTGGTACTTCTTCCGAAGCGACTGTCCGTACTGCCACAGAGAGAACCCGCTGCTCGGTTTCCTCCAGCGGGACACGGGCATATCGATCCTGCCAATCAGCCTCGATCACCAGCCGATGCAGGATGGGAGCTTTGGAGATTGGGTTCCGGATGCGGGGCAGGGGGCCTACCTCAACGTCACCAGCACGCCCACGATATTCCTGGTCCATCCGGGCACGCAGAAGGTGGCCAGCCTCGCTGTCGGTTTGAGGTCGCTGCCGGACCTGCAGCGCCGCATCGTGGAGATCGCGCGGGAGCAGAACTGGATCGACGAGGCCGACTACCAAAGCGCAATGCGCGGCACGCCGCAGCGCTTTCTCACGACGACGTTCGACCCGGCGACGATCACCGATCCCAATGATCCGGCCCAGGTGTTAGAGGCGCTACGGGCTGCCGGGACGCACGGCGCCACAGAGGCGGCCGGGGACCTGCGGGCGATCAATGAGGCTGCCACCACCAACTCAACGCCGTGGACGGACAAGGAATAA
- a CDS encoding ParB/RepB/Spo0J family partition protein — MAAGKKTSALVDGILNAAAKRNADPAVEPAAAPSPASPRVTGFVGKVLDTGNKSLDAQLEEAQREAAVARHEADELKAKFASGDVAIKVDPARVRPSAYADRHPKAFEDEEFLAFVDEIKSTGGNSEPGIVRPIQGDPDFDYELAAGHRRHRACLTAGLDFFCFVRELSDEQLVVSMVTENKGRKDLSHFEKGRHYALLLKEGKFPSMRKMAEALNEPFAVLQRLIAYGELPEIVISAFRDPRAIRSNWIKPLLDACGRNAAAVAEEAQSLRARDNLKPTDVYKRLTGINSSASIVATAGKALASVRMIHDRKAIVLYKDAPDELVEQLKKLIADYHSAHEGTPR, encoded by the coding sequence ATGGCCGCGGGTAAGAAGACCAGCGCGCTTGTAGATGGCATTCTTAATGCCGCCGCGAAGCGCAACGCAGATCCCGCCGTCGAGCCCGCCGCAGCGCCTAGCCCTGCGTCCCCGCGGGTCACCGGGTTCGTCGGCAAGGTACTGGATACGGGCAACAAGTCGCTCGATGCGCAGCTCGAAGAAGCCCAGCGGGAAGCCGCGGTCGCGCGACACGAAGCCGATGAACTGAAGGCGAAGTTTGCCTCGGGCGACGTTGCCATCAAGGTGGACCCGGCGCGGGTGCGCCCCAGCGCCTACGCTGACCGCCATCCCAAGGCCTTCGAAGACGAGGAATTCCTCGCCTTTGTGGATGAGATTAAAAGCACCGGTGGTAATTCGGAGCCAGGCATAGTCCGCCCCATCCAGGGCGACCCGGACTTCGACTACGAGCTTGCCGCCGGCCATCGCCGGCATCGCGCATGCCTGACCGCCGGCCTCGACTTCTTCTGCTTTGTCCGCGAGCTGTCGGACGAGCAGCTGGTCGTGTCGATGGTCACGGAGAACAAGGGGCGCAAGGATCTATCCCACTTCGAGAAAGGTCGGCACTACGCCCTCCTCCTCAAGGAAGGCAAGTTCCCCAGTATGCGAAAGATGGCCGAGGCGCTGAATGAGCCCTTCGCTGTCCTGCAGCGCCTAATCGCATACGGCGAGCTGCCGGAGATTGTGATCTCGGCCTTTCGTGATCCCCGGGCGATCCGCTCCAACTGGATCAAGCCCCTGCTCGACGCCTGCGGCCGCAACGCGGCGGCAGTGGCCGAGGAAGCTCAAAGCCTCCGGGCTCGGGACAACCTCAAGCCCACCGACGTATACAAGCGCCTCACCGGCATCAACAGCAGCGCGTCTATCGTGGCGACTGCGGGTAAGGCCCTCGCATCCGTAAGGATGATCCACGACCGCAAGGCGATCGTCCTCTACAAGGACGCGCCGGACGAGCTGGTGGAGCAGCTGAAGAAGCTGATCGCGGACTACCACAGTGCACACGAGGGGACGCCTCGGTGA
- a CDS encoding ParA family protein translates to MPRFFARLAENVAQSHFAAYKHLHTRTIRVPMAPNSPHAAALALPMTASALSDIADAINRMSAAYAEVAGTAENRSFRNFRTSDLLEITGLNDRQVREWRRANKHTLESYDPAAETKGTLPQLPLTLAEMHRMMQELGVAPRRPKGSRAIRLGCFNFKGGSTKTSTCFNLAGFFALYGWRTLVIDADPQGSLSTMFGFSPEDVDPQHTLLPALNSVSSQDLFNQITLSPLKTHIDGLDIVPANLEMIGADFDITAAFMERLPAARDFYACVDRAIRTVEHNYDIVLIDGAPAFSFAALATMWAADGMIIPVPPASPDFKATAAFCAMASSGLQSLANRAGDPERQWAPVMFVHNRVKNRSQSSEVIQSLSKEAFGRHLSEAGIPDTTAIPNALARQMSVWEATPSDVDSRGLRQARLAYAELGGKVVNAIRAAWASGFAKEDPAVVAEMLELERLAREAAAGIAAGTPHPEDAALEVSHGRG, encoded by the coding sequence ATGCCGCGTTTTTTTGCCCGGCTCGCCGAAAACGTTGCACAGAGCCATTTCGCGGCGTATAAGCATCTCCACACACGCACCATTCGGGTACCCATGGCTCCGAACTCTCCTCACGCGGCAGCCCTCGCCTTGCCGATGACCGCATCGGCTTTGAGCGACATCGCTGACGCGATCAACCGAATGTCGGCGGCGTACGCTGAAGTGGCGGGCACCGCTGAAAACCGGTCATTTCGTAACTTCCGCACGTCCGACCTACTCGAGATCACCGGACTGAACGACCGCCAGGTGCGTGAGTGGCGCCGTGCGAACAAGCATACGCTTGAGTCCTACGATCCTGCCGCCGAAACCAAGGGAACCCTGCCGCAGCTTCCGCTGACACTCGCGGAAATGCACCGGATGATGCAAGAGCTGGGCGTGGCGCCGCGACGCCCTAAAGGCTCGCGTGCGATCCGCCTTGGCTGCTTCAATTTCAAGGGTGGCTCCACCAAGACGTCGACATGCTTCAACCTCGCGGGCTTCTTCGCCCTGTATGGCTGGCGCACCCTGGTGATCGACGCGGACCCACAGGGTTCGCTTTCCACCATGTTCGGCTTCTCCCCCGAGGACGTGGATCCGCAGCACACCCTGTTGCCGGCGCTCAACAGCGTCAGCTCGCAGGACCTGTTCAACCAGATCACCCTGTCGCCGCTCAAGACCCACATCGATGGGCTCGACATCGTGCCGGCGAACCTGGAGATGATCGGTGCGGACTTCGACATCACTGCAGCCTTCATGGAGCGGCTGCCGGCAGCCCGGGATTTCTACGCCTGCGTCGATCGCGCGATTCGCACGGTGGAGCACAACTACGACATCGTGCTGATCGACGGAGCCCCTGCCTTTTCATTTGCCGCGCTGGCCACGATGTGGGCGGCCGACGGCATGATCATTCCGGTGCCACCGGCCTCCCCTGACTTCAAGGCAACGGCCGCATTCTGCGCGATGGCCAGCTCTGGCCTCCAGAGCCTGGCCAACCGCGCCGGCGACCCCGAGCGCCAGTGGGCACCAGTGATGTTCGTGCACAACCGCGTGAAGAACCGCAGCCAGTCCTCCGAGGTGATTCAGAGCCTTTCGAAGGAAGCGTTCGGGCGGCACCTCAGCGAGGCTGGCATCCCTGACACCACTGCGATTCCCAATGCCCTCGCGCGCCAGATGTCCGTCTGGGAGGCAACACCGAGCGATGTTGATAGCCGCGGGCTGCGCCAGGCACGCCTGGCGTATGCCGAACTGGGCGGTAAGGTCGTCAATGCCATCCGTGCCGCGTGGGCTTCCGGTTTCGCTAAGGAGGATCCGGCGGTGGTCGCCGAAATGCTGGAGCTGGAGCGCTTGGCGCGCGAGGCTGCTGCGGGCATAGCCGCCGGCACGCCCCACCCCGAGGACGCTGCATTGGAGGTGAGTCATGGCCGCGGGTAA
- a CDS encoding ParM/StbA family protein produces the protein MEICTTSSSLVGLDVGYGNLKACGMVLGTESVDVVKLPVGAAPLDQAPTLLNNEPDLRGGEAVTIQGLPWVGGTDPMILQGFTRQADRSYITSPEYLALYYAALARLGYDHVGILVTGLPCDQYDGPDSKMIRQRLGERLKGEHRISPTRTVRVDRVFVMAQPMGTYASVFHDQATLDDGRTVLVIDVGFYSVDWVLMQGGSVRGGTAQTNPAATGRILELAARQISENHDGAQVSVNRLEAAFRSGQEQLRLGVHTVAYRQYIDQAAAVVSRQVMSAVLASVRDLGDVIDSVILTGGGAGLFEPAARLSFRASDVRMTADPVMANAQGYLWLARRAHQAAIRQAAVGKQKRA, from the coding sequence ATGGAAATCTGCACCACGTCGAGTTCGCTGGTGGGTTTGGACGTCGGCTATGGGAATTTGAAGGCCTGCGGCATGGTTCTGGGAACCGAGTCGGTCGACGTGGTCAAGCTGCCCGTGGGCGCCGCGCCCCTCGATCAGGCGCCTACCCTGCTGAACAATGAGCCGGACCTGAGGGGCGGCGAGGCGGTCACGATCCAGGGGCTCCCGTGGGTGGGGGGCACGGATCCCATGATCCTGCAGGGCTTTACCCGCCAAGCGGATCGCTCCTACATCACGTCGCCGGAGTATCTGGCCCTGTACTACGCCGCGCTGGCCCGCCTGGGCTACGACCACGTGGGAATCCTCGTCACGGGGCTCCCGTGCGATCAGTACGACGGTCCGGACAGCAAAATGATTCGGCAGCGGCTGGGTGAGCGCCTGAAGGGCGAGCACCGCATCTCTCCTACTCGAACGGTCAGGGTGGACCGGGTGTTCGTCATGGCCCAGCCCATGGGTACCTATGCCTCGGTCTTCCATGACCAGGCGACCCTGGACGACGGCCGTACGGTTCTGGTCATCGACGTCGGGTTCTACTCGGTGGACTGGGTGCTCATGCAGGGCGGCTCCGTGCGCGGGGGAACCGCGCAGACGAATCCAGCGGCCACCGGGCGCATCCTGGAGCTGGCCGCGCGCCAGATCTCAGAGAACCACGACGGCGCGCAGGTCAGTGTTAACCGCCTCGAGGCTGCATTTCGCTCCGGCCAGGAGCAGCTCAGGCTGGGCGTCCATACGGTTGCGTATCGCCAGTACATCGATCAGGCCGCGGCCGTCGTGTCGCGGCAAGTCATGTCGGCGGTCCTGGCCTCGGTGCGCGATCTTGGCGACGTCATCGACTCCGTGATCTTGACGGGCGGGGGCGCAGGCCTATTCGAGCCCGCTGCCCGGTTGAGCTTCCGCGCCTCGGACGTCCGGATGACCGCTGATCCCGTCATGGCGAATGCCCAGGGCTATCTGTGGCTGGCCCGCCGGGCGCACCAGGCAGCCATTCGGCAGGCGGCTGTCGGCAAGCAGAAGCGGGCGTGA